The Impatiens glandulifera chromosome 8, dImpGla2.1, whole genome shotgun sequence genome includes a window with the following:
- the LOC124911853 gene encoding signal recognition particle 43 kDa protein, chloroplastic has protein sequence MDALFINPSLSRTKQLNINQSSQSHLPLSSESPFLHLRRNLQPIRLQIRSSSEQQTLDQFQTYEDYDQEESYGEVSKIIGSRSIKEGKGMEYLIEWKDDHNPTWVPSDFIANDVVAEYETPWWTAAKKADESVLEKLISSGDGRDVDAVDSDGRTALIFVAGLGSESCVRLLAEAGADVNHRDNSGGLTALHMAAGYVRPGVAKVLIQFGANSEVEDESGRTPLELAKEILKVTPKLQFAKRLGLESVIKELEESLYEFSEVEEIMEKRGKGEYLEYLIKWKDGGDNEWVKAAMVAEDLVRDFEAGLEYAVAESVIGKRIGDSGIEYLVKWTDLDESTWEPEENVDPDLINSFKDLAIK, from the exons ATGGATGCTCTATTCATAAACCCATCTCTTTCCCGCACAAAACAACTCAACATCAATCAATCTTCACAATCCCATCTTCCTCTCTCATCCGAATCCCCCTTCCTTCACCTCCGCCGCAATCTTCAACCCATCCGCCTCCAAATCCGATCCTCCTCCGAACAACAAACTCTCGATCAATTTCAGACCTACGAAGATTACGACCAAGAAGAATCATACGGAGAAGTAAGTAAAATAATCGGAAGTCGATCAATCAAAGAAGGAAAAGGAATGGAATATCTAATCGAATGGAAAGACGACCACAATCCCACATGGGTTCCATCCGATTTCATTGCGAATGATGTAGTCGCCGAATACGAGACTCCATGGTGGACAGCAGCTAAGAAGGCCGACGAATCTGTGTTGGAGAAGCTTATTAGTTCCGGCGATGGAAGAGATGTTGATGCTGTTGATTCAGACGGTCGTACTGCTTTAATCTTTGTTGCGGGTCTTGGTTCAGAATCGTGCGTTCGTTTATTGGCTGAAGCTGGTGCTGATGTGAATCATCGTGATAATAGCGGTGGTTTGACTGCGTTACATATGGCTGCTGGTTATGTTAGGCCTGGAGTGGCCAAGGTTTTGATTCAGTTTGGAGCTAATTCAGAGGTAGAAGATGAAAg TGGTCGGACACCATTAGAACTGGCGAAAGAGATCTTAAAGGTGACGCCAAAACTACAATTTGCAAAACGGCTAGGATTAGAAAGTGTAATAAAAGAGTTGGAAGAATCATTATATGAGTTTTCCGAAGTTGAAGAAATCATGGAGAAGAGAGGAAAAGGGGAGTATTTGGAGTATTTGATCAAATGGAAAGACGGGGGCGATAATGAGTGGGTGAAGGCGGCCATGGTAGCGGAGGATCTTGTACGAGATTTTGAGGCCGGGCTGGAATACGCTGTGGCGGAGAGCGTAATTGGCAAAAGAATTGGTGATTCTGGGATTGAATACCTTGTTAAATGGACAGACTTAGATGAATCCACTTGGGAGCCCGAGGAAAATGTCGATCCTGATTTAATCAACAGCTTTAAAGATCTTGCAATTAAGTAG
- the LOC124911852 gene encoding SEC1 family transport protein SLY1-like produces MALNLRQRQYECVARMLNLNQPVNSSGTANEDVYKILIYDKFCQDILSPLIHVKDLRKHGITLYFLIDKDRKPVHDVPAVYFVQPTQLNIQRIVVDASRSLYDTFHLNFSSSIPRPLLEDLASGTLGSDSIQRISKVHDQYLEFVTLEDNLFSLANKQCYVQLNDPSAGDREIEEIIEKIVSGLFSALATLSVVPIIRCPRGGGPAEMVASLLDQRLRDHLLAKNNLFTEGGNLSNSFQRPILCIFDRNFELSVAIQHDFRYRPLVHDVLGLRLNSLNVQGEKGGMKSYELDSSDPFWAENGSLEFPEVAVEIETQLNKYKKDVEEVNRTGGSEFDCPDLIGNTKHLMNAVNSLPELTDRKQVIDKHTNIATSLLGEIKERSLDSFAKKENDMMIKGNIDKAELRAVLKGKGTNIDKLRFAIMYLISSENIPQSEVELVETSLKESEIDTSAFHYVKKMKSLNLSLSSSVNSASKTNIVDWAGKLYGQSISAVTAGVKNLLSSDHQLALSRTVEALMEGKPNPEIDSYLVFDPRAPKSNSGTSGSGYLKGPFKEGIVFMIGGGNYVEYGSLQELANSQQSVKRVVYGTTEMLTGGEFVEQLALLGKKMGLGGN; encoded by the exons ATGGCACTCAATCTCCGGCAAAGACAATACG AATGTGTTGCGAGAATGTTGAATCTGAACCAGCCGGTTAATTCAAGTGGAACAGCGAATGAAGATGTTTACAAGATTTTGATTTATGATAAATTCTGCCAGGATATTCTATCTCCTCTGATCCATGTTAAAGATCTCCGCAAGCACGGTATTACTCTTTACTTCCTTATCGATAAAGACCGTAAGCCTGTTCACGATGTACCTGCCGTATACTTCGTCCAACCGACTCAGCTGAATATCCAGCGAATTGTGGTCGATGCTTCTCGGTCACTCTACGATACCTTCCACCTCAATTTCTCTTCATCGATTCCTCGACCGTTGCTTGAGGATCTCGCATCAGGAACTCTAGGTTCAGATTCAATTCAGAGGATCTCTAAGGTACACGATCAATACTTGGAGTTTGTTACACTAGAGGATAATTTGTTTTCCCTTGCCAATAAACAATGCTATGTTCAATTGAATGATCCGTCAGCTGGTGATCGGGAAATTGAGGAAATTATTGAGAAAATCGTCAGTGGTTTGTTTTCTGCCCTTGCAACCCTTTCTGTAGTTCCTATAATCAGATGCCCTAGGGGTGGTGGTCCTGCTGAAATGGTTGCTTCTCTGTTAGATCAGAGGTTACGCGATCATCTGTTAGCAAAGAACAATTTATTCACTGAAGGTGGTAATCTTTCCAACTCATTCCAGAGGCCGATTCTATGTATATTCGATAGAAACTTTGAGTTATCAGTAGCCATACAACACGATTTCAGGTATAGACCACTTGTTCATGATGTTCTTGGCTTGAGGCTTAATAGTCTCAATGTGCAAGGTGAGAAAGGTGGAATGAAATCCTACGAACTCGACAGTTCTGATCCATTTTGGGCTGAAAATGGTTCACTCGAATTTCCAGAAGTTGCTGTTGAGATAGAAACACAACTGAACAAGTACAAGAAGGATGTTGAAGAAGTCAATAGAACTGGCGGGTCTGAATTCGACTGTCCGGATTTGATCGGAAACACTAAGCATTTGATGAATGCAGTCAATTCATTGCCAGAGTTAACTGATCGTAAACAGGTGATCGATAAACATACAAATATAGCCACGTCATTGCTCGGGGAGATCAAGGAGAGATCCCTTGATTCCTTTGCGAAAAAGGAGAACGATATGATGATCAAAGGAAACATAGACAAAGCCGAGCTTCGAGCCGTTCTCAAAGGAAAAGGAACAAACATAGATAAGCTACGATTCGCTATCATGTATCTGATATCATCCGAAAACATCCCTCAATCCGAAGTAGAATTGGTTGAAACTTCGCTAAAGGAATCAGAAATCGACACTAGCGCATTTCATTACGTTAAAAAGATGAAATCGTTAAATCTGTCTTTATCTTCGTCGGTTAATTCAGCAAGTAAAACGAACATTGTGGATTGGGCAGGAAAGCTATATGGGCAATCGATAAGTGCGGTTACTGCAGGTGTAAAGAATTTACTATCCAGCGATCATCAATTGGCATTGTCTAGAACAGTTGAGGCTTTAATGGAAGGAAAACCAAATCCTGAGATTGATTCTTATCTCGTATTTGATCCTCGAGCTCCAAAGTCGAATTCTGGAACAAGTGGGAGCGGTTATTTGAAGGGACCGTTTAAGGAAGGGATTGTGTTTATGATTGGAGGTGGAAACTATGTGGAGTATGGAAGCTTACAAGAGCTTGCGAATTCGCAGCAATCTGTAAAACGGGTCGTTTATGGAACGACTGAAATGTTAACGGGTGGTGAATTTGTGGAGCAACTCGCATTGTTAGGTAAGAAAATGGGATTAGGCGGCAACTAA